Proteins encoded within one genomic window of Arachis ipaensis cultivar K30076 chromosome B08, Araip1.1, whole genome shotgun sequence:
- the LOC110265430 gene encoding uncharacterized protein LOC110265430 translates to MAADAGQSQYGNQPDFMADRYSLDARLPCHTSSVASGGFVSVDSSRSEGGRGVLNSQNPNRVSIGPLEEDANTLEEEANAYLVDDPDDEDDDEEDEIEEFDEDEESRNDGQAHTSDDKGKGYNLRIDPPRRSTNRYTPSVFKKATKKCKNFVKDVKWAMRK, encoded by the exons ATGGCTGCAGATGCAGGACAGTCACAATATGGCAATCAGCCTGATTTCATGGCAGATAGGTATTCGTTGGATGCGAGGCTTCCATGCCATACCTCATCGGTTGCTTCTGGAGGGTTTGTGTCTGTTGACTCTAGTAGAAGTGAAGGTGGACGCGGAGTTCTTAATAGTCAAAATCCTAATCGTGTTTCCATAGGACCTCTTGAAGAAGATGCTAACACACTCGAGGAGGAGGCCAATGCGTATCTAGTAGATGATCCGGATGACGAGGATGACGATGAGGAGGATGAGATAGAGGAGTTCGATGAGGATGAGGAATCCCGTAATGATG GTCAGGCACACACTTCGGATGACAAAGGCAAAGGTTACAATCTGAGGATTGATCCGCCACGTCGCAGCACTAATCGCTACACTCCATCTGTATTCAAGAAGGCCACCAAAAAATGCAAGAACTTTGTGAAGGATGTAAAGTGGGCAATGAGAAAGTAG
- the LOC107610748 gene encoding L-aspartate oxidase, chloroplastic-like has protein sequence MPIMRPSSVQSHVRPIAPSSTAQLHMRLTAPAPRAPPKPNPPFRPPHIRLIVPTSAAAPSSGVPNTTRTLMVSNETRNGASKTTTSRFSKFMTNQGNSVASYAGNRGYPPNKVVCTEGPDRVRELIAISTSFDHGEDGNLPLVREGGHSHRRIVHAADMIGKEIERALLKSVVNNPNIFVFEHHFAIDLLTCQDGFDITCVGIDTLNTETLEVVRFLSKVTLLASGGAGHIYPKTTNPLVATGDGIAMAHRAQAVISNME, from the exons ATGCCTATTATGAGGCCCTCATCAGTCCAATCCCATGTGAGACCCATAGCTCCAAGTTCAACAGCCCAACTTCATATGAGGCTTACAGCTCCAGCTCCAAGAGCACCTCCAAAGCCCAACCCACCATTTAGGCCCCCACATATTAGGCTCATTGTTCCTACTTCAGCTGCTGCTCCTAGTTCAGGAGTTCCAAACACCACAAGGACTCTAATGGTGTCAAATGAAACCAGGAATGGAGCAAGTAAAACAACCACTTCTAGATTCTCTAAGTTCATGACAAATCA GGGAAATTCGGTTGCTAGTTATGCTGGAAACAGGGGCTATCCTCCGAATAAG GTTGTCTGTACTGAAGGACCAGACAGAGTCAGAGAATTAATTGCCATAAGCACTTCATTTGATCATGGAGAAGATGGGAACTTGCCTCTAGTGAGGGAAGGGGGTCATTCACATCGTCGAATTGTTCATGCTGCTGATATGATTGGAAAAGAAATTGAAAGGGCTCTGCTGAAGTCAGTTGTTAATAATCCTAATATTTTTGTGTTTGAACACCATTTCGCTATAGATCTTCTCACTTGTCAG GATGGATTTGATATCACTTGTGTTGGTATTGACACTCTGAATACTGAAACATTAGAG GTGGTAAGATTCCTTTCAAAGGTGACTTTGCTTGCATCTGGTGGAGCTGGACATATTTATCCCAAAACTACAAATCCTCTG GTGGCTACGGGAGATGGAATTGCCATGGCACACCGAGCTCAAGCTGTGATTTCAAACATGGAGTAA
- the LOC107610749 gene encoding uncharacterized protein LOC107610749, with protein MRSKHGNLMLNFVLTLFVYFRNRSSGKVSLGGRINSRIRHDALERIIGEGDRNCIWELRMNTNAFANLCELLQVQGGLCEDGQVSLPEQVATFLIILAHHKKNRNLQVRFCRSGETVSKYFNKVLKAIIRMQNLLFAKASPVEEDCIDPTWRKFKGCLGALDGTYIEVTVPESDKSRYRTRKGKICTNVLGVCNRDMSFVYVLSG; from the exons ATGAGATCGAAGCATGGTAATTTGATGTTGAACTTTGTTCTTACATTATTTGTGTACTTTAGGAATAGAAGTAGTGGGAAAGTGTCATTAGGCGGAAGAATAAATAGTAGAATTAGACATGATGCTTTAGAGCGTATTATTGGTGAAGGTGATAGGAATTGTATTTGGGAGTTAAGAATGAACACAAATGCCTTTGCTAATTTGTGCGAGTTGCTTCAAGTCCAAGGAGGACTTTGTGAGGATGGTCAAGTAAGCTTGCCGGAACAAGTTGCAACTTTTTTAATTATCTTAGCTCATCACAAGAAAAACCGTAATCTACAAGTTAGATTTTGTAGGTCTGGGGAAACAGTTAGTAAGTATTTCAACAAGGTTTTAAAGGCTATTATACGTATGCAAAACTTGTTATTCGCCAAGGCCTCACCGGTTGAAGAGGATTGCATAGACCCAACATGGAGAAAGTTTAAG GGTTGCTTGGGAGCATTAGATGGCACTTATATAGAAGTGACAGTCCCCGAGTCTGATAAGTCAAGATATCGAACAAGGAAGGGTAAAATATGTACTAATGTCCTAGGAGTGTGTAATCGAGATATGAGCTTTGTTTATGTACTTAGTGGATGA